In one window of Juglans regia cultivar Chandler chromosome 3, Walnut 2.0, whole genome shotgun sequence DNA:
- the LOC109008144 gene encoding heavy metal-associated isoprenylated plant protein 45-like: MWPEAKTLPMILFGRRATCASNHVMSIVELLVHMDCEGCEKRVRKAISKIHGMSSSIPGVDSLEIDMDKQKVTVTGYIDQRKVLKMVRRTGRKAEFWPFPYDTEYYPYASHYLDESTYSSSYNYYRHGFNESVHGYFPDQAYSTVSDQTVHLFSDDNVHAYCSIM, from the exons ATGTGGCCAGAAGCTAAGACTCTGCCCATGATATTGTTTGGTCGCCGAGCTACATGTGCATCTAATCATGTCATGTCT ATTGTGGAACTCTTGGTGCATATGGATTGCGAAGGATGCGAAAAGAGAGTTCGAAAAGCAATCTCGAAAATACATGGCATGAGTTCATCGATCC CAGGTGTTGATAGCTTGGAAATAGACATGGACAAGCAAAAGGTGACGGTAACGGGATACATTGACCAGAGGAAGGTGCTAAAGATGGTGAGGAGAACAGGAAGGAAGGCTGAGTTTTGGCCATTCCCATACGACACAGAATACTATCCATACGCATCCCATTACTTAGACGAATCTACTTACTCCTCTTCCTATAACTACTACCGCCATGGCTTTAACGAAAGCGTGCACGGTTACTTTCCAGACCAAGCCTACTCTACTGTCTCAGATCAAACCGTCCATCTTTTCAGTGATGATAATGTTCATGCCTATTGCAGTATTATGTGA